The following proteins are encoded in a genomic region of Colletotrichum higginsianum IMI 349063 chromosome 9, whole genome shotgun sequence:
- a CDS encoding Pfs domain-containing protein, which produces MARVGHLESQMSIKLSTHAVLFLGTPHQGGQGVSIAEIVTKLMATFTYTNKRLIEQIKPNSEWLQDFQSRYNAISQEFKTVFFYETKPMSVPVLGYLLIVPRSSAVVFGATNAEEVALAADHSTMAKFTSLQDRNFRKVGDRIVLLFRSAGLATRGNWARWEVEKTYQLDSHTVKSTGKTSREFNVGVTIAGGWNDHFTGRQKTLLHLDDILRPVSNRSALKIVVIYGPGGVGKTQVALEYANRHQGDFASIFWIDGNRKDTVDTSIRKFLEDITNHYRSHDLVESPRYKLLSDTIESLNKKRNPAKDSPSTSPPPELVAKDAFFKWLSFEENRSWLLIIDNMDDLESVKLRDLLPTTTWGTILVTSRRADLAVNWESIQLLEMEHDDAFSLLEECSGLTLVHETAGKRPRRKTTRLFRV; this is translated from the exons ATGGCCCGCGTAGGCCATCTGGAGAGCCAAATGTCTATCAAACTGTCGACTCACGCGGTCCTCTTCTTGGGAACACCCCATCAAGGCGGCCAGGGCGTATCGATTGCCGAGATTGTAACCAAGCTGATGGCTACTTTCACGTACACTAACAAAAGGCTGATTGAGCAAATCAAACCGAACTCGGAATGGCTCCAGGATTTTCAATCAAGATATAATGCCATAAGTCAGGAATTCAAGACCGTCTTCTTCTACGAAACCAAGCCGATGTCGGTACCGGTACTGGGGTATCTACTC ATAGTGCCCCGATCCTCTGCCGTTGTGTTCGGGGCTACCAATGCTGAGGAGGTAGCACTTGCTGCTGATCATTCCACAATGGCAAAATTCACCAGCCTCCAGGATCGAAACTTCAGAAAAGTTGGAGACAGAATCGTTTTGCTCTTCAGATCTGCTGGATTGGCTACAAGGGGAAATTGGGCCAGATGGGAAGTAGAAAAGA CATACCAACTGGACTCGCATACGGTAAAATCCACGGGCAAAACCTCGAGAGAATTCAATGTCGGCGTTACCATTGCTGGTGGCTGGAACGATCATTTCACAGGACGTCAGAAAACCTTACTGCATCTGGATGACATCCTTAGACCAGTATCGAATCGCAGTGCTCTCAAAATAGTTGTCATTTACGGACCCGGAGGTGTGGGAAAAACACAAGTGGCGCTAGAGTACGCTAATAGACACCAAGGCGACTTTGCCTCGATCTTCTGGATTGATGGAAATCGCAAAGACACGGTCGATACCAGCATCAGAAAATTTCTCGAGGACATCACGAACCACTACCGTAGCCACGATCTGGTCGAAAGCCCTCGCTACAAGCTTCTCAGCGACACCATTGAGAGTTTGAACAAGAAGAGAAATCCCGCAAAGGACTCTCCCTCAACATCTCCTCCCCCCGAGTTGGTGGCGAAGGACGCATTTTTTAAATGGCTATCCTTCGAAGAGAACCGGTCGTGGCTTCTAATTATTGACAACATGGATGACCTGGAAAGTGTCAAGTTGCGTGATCTACTGCCGACAACCACCTGGGGCACCATTCTCGTTACCAGTAGAAGAGCGGATCTTGCCGTCAACTGGGAGTCGATTCAACTACTTGAGATGGAGCACGATGACGCATTTTCTCTTTTGGAAGAATGTAGTGGGCTGACTTTGGTCCATGAAACAGCGGGTAAGAGAccgagaagaaaaacaacGAGGCTTTTCAGAGTGTGA